In Xiphophorus couchianus chromosome 24, X_couchianus-1.0, whole genome shotgun sequence, a single genomic region encodes these proteins:
- the LOC114140463 gene encoding transmembrane protein 237B-like isoform X1, with amino-acid sequence MDGGDGKSIRFRELPPLPKRGQRALPTMSSQDTADFPAPKRKKKKPRKDANGEGDVDDQEMEMGGLGSRRASEVGDHLTLGATTDAPTQRKRKKKKAMSTDLEDNQADLVNGDTGDQTTDGEEVVKKTKKKKRSKVAESPLPDEFCVEEDDIINDSCSPIPQQALFSAPQGQSQPVGKLFVERTKRFQAAERSDWRTTGEQMDGAAELQHMPPLWTTRDVSVRVHEGFRVFGLFCHGFLAGYAVWNVVVVYMLAGQHLTALRNLLEQYHGLAYPSQSLLYMLLAICTVASFDRVNLAKGPVALRQIITLDPVALASFCKSTSIQRLLILVVSVCFNPTLCFVFSHTVYFSALILSLSQQMTSDRINLYASSNTTIWPQGSEHQILHPWVTINLVVALLVGLAWIFIATRPETDYTEGYLRAMEVEPARPEDKPEITG; translated from the exons ATGGACGGAGGAGACGGTAAA AGTATAAGGTTCAGGGAGCTGCCGCCTCTTCCTAAG CGAGGGCAGCGAGCTCTTCCCACCATGTCCAG CCAAGACACAGCAG ATTTTCCAGCCCCGAAACggaaaaagaagaagccaaGAAAAGACGCAAACGGAGAAGGAGATGTGGACG ATCAGGAAATGGAGATGGGAGGGCTCGGCAGCCGGAGGGCGTCCGAGGTCGGAGATCACCTGACACTGGGAGCCACAACAGATGCTCCGACGCAGAGGAAacggaagaagaagaaagccatGTCCACAG ATCTGGAAGACAACCAAGCCGACCTGGTCAACGGAGACACAGGAGATCAGACCACCGACGGGGAAGAAGTGgtgaagaaaaccaaaaagaaaaa GAGGTCGAAGGTTGCAGAGTCGCCGCTTCCCGACGAGTTTTGCGTCGAAGAGGACGACATCATCAACGACAGCTGTTCGCCGATCCCCCAGCAGGCCCTGTTCTCAGCGCCGCAGGGTCAGAGCCAGCCGGTCGGGAAGCTGTTTGTAGAGAGAACCA AGCGGTTCCAGGCCGCCGAGCGTTCCGACTGGAGGACGACGGGCGAGCAGATGGACGGCGCGGCCGAGCTGCAGCATATGCCGCCGCTCTGGACCACCAGAGACGTTTCCGTCCGAGTGCACGAAGGCTTCCG ggTGTTCGGTCTGTTCTGTCACGGCTTCCTGGCCGGCTATGCCGTGTGGAACGTGGTGGTGGTCTACATGCTGGCCGGGCAGCACCTCACCGCTCTGCGCAACCTGCTGGAGCAGTACCACGGCCTGGCCTACCCCTCACAGTCCCTGCTCTACATGCTGCTGGCCATCTGCACCGTCGCCTCCTTCGACAG GGTGAACCTGGCTAAAGGTCCGGTGGCTCTGCGGCAGATCATCACTCTGGATCCAGTGGCTCTGGCTTCGTTCTGTAAATCCACGTCCATTCAGAGATTATTGATccttgttgtttctgtttgctttaatCCCAcactctgttttgttttttcccacaCAGTGTATTTCTCTGCATTGATTCTTTCTCTGAGTCAGCAGATGACCAGCGATCGGATCAACCTCTACGCGTCCTCCAACACAACGATATG GCCTCAAGGGTCGGAGCACCAGATCCTCCACCCGTGGGTGACCATCAACCTGGTGGTGGCTCTGCTGGTGGGCTTGGCGTGGATCTTTATCGCCACCAGGCCGGAGACAGACTACACCGAGG gTTATCTGAGGGCGATGGAGGTTGAGCCGGCAAGGCCGGAGGACAAACCAGAAATtactggctga
- the cyp20a1 gene encoding cytochrome P450 20A1 yields MLDFAIFAVTFVIILVGAVLYLYPSSRRASGVPGLYPTDEKDGNLQDIINQGSLHEFLVNLHQEFGSVASFWFGGRPVVSLGSVNQLKQHINPNHTTDSFETMLKSLLGYPPGMGGGPNESVVRKKLYEGAINNSLKNNFPVVLKVAEELVGKWKSFPEAQHTPLCAHLLGLALKTVTQLGLGERFKDDAEIISFRKNHDAIWSEIGKGYMDGSMEKSSSRKVHYEKALSEMESMLLSVVKERKAQRKQTAFVDALLQSSLTERQVMEDCMVFTLAGCVITANLCIWALHFLSTSKEVQDKLYQELQDVLGSDPVSLDKIPQLRYCQQVLNETVRTAKLTPVAARLQEVEGKVDQHVIPKETLVIYALGVVLQDADTWSAPYRFDPDRFEEEPARKSFCLLGFSGNQTCPELRFAYTVATVLLSTLVRQLKLHQLKDQVAEVKSELVSTPKDETWITVSSRKS; encoded by the exons ATGTTGGACTTTGCCATCTTCGCTGTCACGTTTGTCATCATTTTGGTCGGAGCTGTTCTCTATTTGTACCCG tcGTCCAGAAGGGCCTCTGGTGTCCCTGGTCTGTACCCCACAGATGAGAA GGATGGAAACTTGCAGGACATCATCAACCAAGGCAGTCTGCACGAGTTCCTTGTTAACCTGCATCAGGAGTTTGGATCCGTGGCGTCCTTCTGGTTCGGCGGGCGGCCGGTGGTCAGCCTGGGTTCTGTGAACCAGCTCAAGCAGCACATCAACCCCAATCACACCA cCGACTCCTTTGAGACCATGTTGAAGTCGCTGCTCGGATACCCCCCGGGGATGGGAGGTGGGCCCAACGAGTCAGTGGTTAGAAAGAAATTATATGAAGGTGCCATCAATAACAGCCTGAAGAACAACTTCCCAGTCGTGCTCAAG GTGGCGGAGGAACTTGTGGGAAAGTGGAAGTCATTCCCGGAGGCTCAGCACACCCCGCTGTGTGCCCACCTGCTGGGTCTGGCCCTGAAGACCGTCACCCAGCTGGGTCTGGGCGAGCGCTTCAAAGATGACGCCGAAATCATCTCCTTCCGCAAGAACCACGACGCG ATCTGGTCTGAAATTGGGAAGGGCTACATGGACGGCTCCATGGAGAAGAGCTCCAGTAGGAAAGTTCATTATGAGAAGG CTTTGTCAGAGATGGAATCCATGCTTCTGTCAGTGGTGAAGGAGAGGAAGGCCCAGAGGAAACAGACGGCGTTTGTGGATGCTCTTCTTCAGTCCAGTCTCACAGAACGACAG GTCATGGAGGATTGCATGGTCTTCACTCTGGCTGGATGCGTCATCACTGCTAACT TGTGCATCTGGGCGCTTCACTTCCTGTCCACGTCCAAAGAAGTCCAAGACAAACTCTACCAGGAGTTACAGGACGTTTTGGGTTCTGATCCGGTTTCCCTAGACAAGATTCCTCAGCTCAG ATACTGCCAGCAGGTTCTCAATGAGACAGTAAGGACCGCCAAGCTGACCCCCGTAGCTGCTCGACTTCAGGAAGTGGAGGGCAAAGTGGATCAGCATGTGATCCCTAAAGAG ACTTTGGTAATCTACGCCCTGGGAGTAGTCCTTCAGGATGCAGACACATGGAGCGCCCCCTACAG GTTTGATCCAGATCGATTTGAGGAAGAGCCTGCGAGGAAGAGTTTCTGCCTACTCGGCTTCTCAGGGAACCAAACGTGTCCGGAACTCAG gTTTGCTTACACTGTAGCTACAGTCCTACTCAGCACGTTGGTGCGACAGCTGAAGCTTCACCAGCTGAAAGATCAAGTGGCAGAAGTCAAATCTGAGCTGGTGTCCACACCCAAGGATGAAACTTGGATCACCGTCAGCAgtagaaaaagctga
- the LOC114140463 gene encoding transmembrane protein 237B-like isoform X2, whose product MDGGDGKSIRFRELPPLPKRGQRALPTMSSQDTADFPAPKRKKKKPRKDANGEGDVDDQEMEMGGLGSRRASEVGDHLTLGATTDAPTQRKRKKKKAMSTDLEDNQADLVNGDTGDQTTDGEEVVKKTKKKKRSKVAESPLPDEFCVEEDDIINDSCSPIPQQALFSAPQGQSQPVGKLFVERTKRFQAAERSDWRTTGEQMDGAAELQHMPPLWTTRDVSVRVHEGFRVFGLFCHGFLAGYAVWNVVVVYMLAGQHLTALRNLLEQYHGLAYPSQSLLYMLLAICTVASFDRVNLAKGPVALRQIITLDPVALASFLYFSALILSLSQQMTSDRINLYASSNTTIWPQGSEHQILHPWVTINLVVALLVGLAWIFIATRPETDYTEGYLRAMEVEPARPEDKPEITG is encoded by the exons ATGGACGGAGGAGACGGTAAA AGTATAAGGTTCAGGGAGCTGCCGCCTCTTCCTAAG CGAGGGCAGCGAGCTCTTCCCACCATGTCCAG CCAAGACACAGCAG ATTTTCCAGCCCCGAAACggaaaaagaagaagccaaGAAAAGACGCAAACGGAGAAGGAGATGTGGACG ATCAGGAAATGGAGATGGGAGGGCTCGGCAGCCGGAGGGCGTCCGAGGTCGGAGATCACCTGACACTGGGAGCCACAACAGATGCTCCGACGCAGAGGAAacggaagaagaagaaagccatGTCCACAG ATCTGGAAGACAACCAAGCCGACCTGGTCAACGGAGACACAGGAGATCAGACCACCGACGGGGAAGAAGTGgtgaagaaaaccaaaaagaaaaa GAGGTCGAAGGTTGCAGAGTCGCCGCTTCCCGACGAGTTTTGCGTCGAAGAGGACGACATCATCAACGACAGCTGTTCGCCGATCCCCCAGCAGGCCCTGTTCTCAGCGCCGCAGGGTCAGAGCCAGCCGGTCGGGAAGCTGTTTGTAGAGAGAACCA AGCGGTTCCAGGCCGCCGAGCGTTCCGACTGGAGGACGACGGGCGAGCAGATGGACGGCGCGGCCGAGCTGCAGCATATGCCGCCGCTCTGGACCACCAGAGACGTTTCCGTCCGAGTGCACGAAGGCTTCCG ggTGTTCGGTCTGTTCTGTCACGGCTTCCTGGCCGGCTATGCCGTGTGGAACGTGGTGGTGGTCTACATGCTGGCCGGGCAGCACCTCACCGCTCTGCGCAACCTGCTGGAGCAGTACCACGGCCTGGCCTACCCCTCACAGTCCCTGCTCTACATGCTGCTGGCCATCTGCACCGTCGCCTCCTTCGACAG GGTGAACCTGGCTAAAGGTCCGGTGGCTCTGCGGCAGATCATCACTCTGGATCCAGTGGCTCTGGCTTCGTTCT TGTATTTCTCTGCATTGATTCTTTCTCTGAGTCAGCAGATGACCAGCGATCGGATCAACCTCTACGCGTCCTCCAACACAACGATATG GCCTCAAGGGTCGGAGCACCAGATCCTCCACCCGTGGGTGACCATCAACCTGGTGGTGGCTCTGCTGGTGGGCTTGGCGTGGATCTTTATCGCCACCAGGCCGGAGACAGACTACACCGAGG gTTATCTGAGGGCGATGGAGGTTGAGCCGGCAAGGCCGGAGGACAAACCAGAAATtactggctga